In one Erythrobacteraceae bacterium WH01K genomic region, the following are encoded:
- a CDS encoding long-chain fatty acid--CoA ligase: MLGAMQDWTMRVTHVIDHAARESGTREIVTRWADGSETRTDWAGIRTDALKMAQALEALGLKPGDKVASLAMNHSRHLVSWYGVAGMGGVLHTVNPRLFEDQLEYIVNHAEDKVMLYDAAFQPIVDMMRDKWTTVEHYICFDPGSGSGASSGDQSQSFEDWIGAQDGNYEWAGGGETDPCMICYTSGTTGNPKGVQYEHRSTVLHAMAGLQPAAFNFSASSVMLPVVPMFHAASWGLPYAGAMAGIKFVFSAVNDPAVLDELMKREGVTDSAGVPTVWLAHFQYCDKEGVDLPKLKAATIGGSAAPKFMIERLMKNGTRVQHAWGMTETSPIGTVGGPTHDWDQLSFEQQVEKTAMQGRPIFGVELRTVDLDDFTKVLPRDGETSGALQIRGPWVVKRYFKADEDAVTADGWFDTGDVGILHPDGTLQLTDRTKDVIKSGGEWISSVELENAAVGHPAVAEAACIGMAHPKWDERPVLFVVRKEGEDCTAESVVNFLSDKIAKWWLPDAVEFVDDIPHTATGKISKKDLRDRFADYTLEA, from the coding sequence ATGTTGGGAGCGATGCAGGACTGGACCATGCGCGTGACGCATGTGATCGACCATGCCGCACGGGAGAGCGGGACGCGCGAAATCGTCACGCGCTGGGCCGATGGCAGCGAGACACGGACCGATTGGGCGGGCATCCGCACCGACGCGCTGAAGATGGCGCAGGCGCTGGAAGCCCTGGGCCTGAAGCCGGGTGACAAGGTCGCCAGCCTCGCCATGAACCACTCGCGCCATCTCGTCAGTTGGTACGGCGTCGCCGGAATGGGCGGGGTCCTGCACACCGTGAACCCGCGCCTGTTCGAGGACCAGCTGGAATACATCGTCAATCACGCCGAGGACAAGGTGATGCTCTACGATGCGGCCTTCCAGCCCATCGTCGACATGATGCGGGACAAATGGACGACCGTTGAGCATTACATCTGCTTCGACCCCGGATCGGGGTCCGGGGCAAGCTCCGGCGACCAGTCGCAGAGCTTCGAGGACTGGATCGGCGCGCAGGACGGCAATTACGAGTGGGCCGGGGGCGGTGAAACCGACCCTTGCATGATCTGCTACACCAGCGGCACGACCGGCAATCCAAAGGGCGTGCAATACGAACACCGCAGCACGGTGCTGCACGCAATGGCCGGCCTGCAACCGGCGGCCTTCAACTTCAGCGCGTCCAGCGTGATGCTGCCCGTCGTGCCGATGTTCCATGCGGCAAGCTGGGGGCTGCCCTATGCCGGCGCGATGGCGGGCATCAAGTTCGTGTTCTCCGCCGTGAACGATCCGGCGGTGCTGGACGAATTGATGAAGCGCGAAGGCGTGACCGACAGCGCGGGCGTGCCGACGGTCTGGCTCGCGCACTTCCAGTATTGCGACAAGGAAGGCGTGGACCTGCCGAAACTGAAGGCGGCGACGATCGGCGGCTCGGCCGCGCCCAAGTTCATGATCGAGCGGCTGATGAAGAACGGCACCCGCGTCCAGCACGCCTGGGGCATGACGGAGACCAGCCCCATCGGCACCGTGGGTGGGCCGACGCATGATTGGGACCAGCTCAGTTTCGAACAACAGGTCGAGAAGACCGCGATGCAGGGCCGCCCCATCTTCGGCGTGGAATTGCGCACCGTCGATCTCGACGACTTCACGAAGGTCCTGCCGCGCGATGGCGAGACCAGCGGCGCCTTGCAGATCCGCGGGCCGTGGGTGGTGAAGCGCTATTTCAAGGCGGACGAGGACGCGGTGACGGCAGATGGCTGGTTCGACACCGGCGATGTCGGCATCCTGCATCCCGACGGCACGCTGCAGCTGACCGACCGGACGAAGGACGTCATCAAGTCGGGCGGCGAATGGATCAGCTCGGTCGAGCTGGAAAACGCAGCCGTGGGCCATCCCGCCGTGGCAGAGGCGGCCTGCATCGGTATGGCGCATCCCAAATGGGACGAGCGCCCTGTGCTGTTCGTGGTCAGGAAGGAAGGCGAGGACTGCACGGCGGAAAGCGTGGTTAATTTCCTGTCCGACAAGATCGCCAAGTGGTGGCTGCCCGACGCGGTCGAATTCGTCGATGACATCCCCCACACCGCGACGGGCAAGATCAGCAAGAAGGACCTGCGCGACCGGTTCGCCGATTACACTTTGGAGGCGTGA
- the dnaE gene encoding DNA polymerase III subunit alpha: MAYAPFVPLRVLSSYSMLEGAIDPKHIAQLAKERGFPAIAICDRNGLYGSVAFAKACFDEGIQPIVGTLLGVARGEAFGPDPAIDHLPLYAQDETGWDNLCHLVSRAHLERPLELEPHVSIADLEGHTDGLIALTGASEGGLTRLLAAGQGAHAEGYARKLEELFPQRLYVEIARRNNAIETAAEEALIALAYERDLPLVASNPANFADPDFHQAHDAMLCIASSHKMFEEERPRTDRQAFVKSAPMMHENFEDLPEALDNTLTIARRCAFAPPSRAPILPSLAGDLEGEERMLAEESRKGLDARLASYGEMSAEERRIYDERLDYEIGIINKMGFPGYFLIVADFIQWAKDNSIPVGPGRGSGAGSIVAWALTITDLDPIRLGLLFERFLNPERVSMPDFDIDFCETRRGEVIRYVQAKYGSDRVAQIITFGKMKARAVLRDVGRILDFGYGRTDRLCKMVPNHPTDPWTLERAINGSSEFRAEYHNDNDTKALIDLARQLEGLPRNSSTHAAGVVIGDRPLDQLVPLYRDPRSDMPVTQFDMKHVESSGLVKFDFLGLKTLSVLQKAVDLLAKREIDVDLGALKWDDPAVFQLLKQGNTVGVFQLESEGMRRTLTAVKPTKFEDIIALVSLYRPGPMDNIPLFGKRKAGEVAIEYPHAKLEGILEETYGIFVYQEQVMQAAQILAGYSLGDADLLRRAMGKKVQAEMDAQRQRFVDGCRETSGIEAGKANELFDLIDKFAGYGFNKSHAAAYALLAYQTAWLKAHYPEEFYAASMCFDMHQSEKLALFVDDARRYPGKDGGVTVAPPDINASEAQFTVERTDEGYAVRYALAGIRNVGEKAMKAIVAEREANGTFESLADLFDRLPQGSMNSRQLEGLIAAGALDTLEPNRAKLAANADLLLATADAAMRERDSGQEALFGGDMAQTDTLRLKDAEPWSRADQMAKERENFGFYFAEHPVSAYREVASANGARTYASLMEGGAPEGGRAKAVMAAMVEAVNVGKTRRGADFIRADFSDTTGQFSAACFEEGLVESFRQWAKDGTCILLTVELDSPSPDEPPRVTVRGARPLDGVVNTQRMLLTLEVATEAALAELAACLVPGQPGHGEVQVRLEAGNARPLLTLGNDFKLGGELADRLGQVEGLSAIKLVPKSGPRLHRAA; the protein is encoded by the coding sequence ATGGCCTATGCCCCCTTCGTCCCCTTGCGCGTCCTGTCCAGCTATTCGATGCTGGAGGGGGCGATCGATCCCAAGCATATCGCGCAACTGGCGAAAGAGCGCGGTTTCCCGGCCATCGCCATATGTGATCGCAACGGTCTTTACGGCAGCGTCGCTTTTGCAAAGGCCTGTTTCGACGAAGGCATCCAGCCCATTGTCGGCACGCTGCTGGGCGTTGCGCGGGGCGAGGCGTTCGGGCCGGACCCTGCAATCGACCACCTGCCGCTCTATGCGCAGGACGAAACGGGGTGGGACAATCTGTGCCATCTCGTCAGCCGGGCCCATCTGGAACGGCCGCTGGAGCTGGAGCCACATGTCTCGATTGCGGACCTTGAAGGCCATACCGACGGCCTGATCGCGCTGACCGGGGCGAGCGAAGGCGGGCTGACGCGGCTATTGGCCGCCGGGCAGGGCGCCCATGCGGAAGGCTATGCCCGGAAGCTGGAGGAGCTGTTCCCGCAGCGGCTCTACGTCGAGATTGCGCGGCGGAACAACGCGATCGAAACGGCAGCGGAGGAGGCGTTGATCGCGCTCGCATACGAGCGGGACCTGCCGCTGGTCGCAAGCAATCCGGCCAATTTCGCCGACCCCGATTTCCACCAGGCGCACGATGCGATGCTGTGCATCGCCAGCAGTCACAAGATGTTCGAGGAAGAACGCCCGCGCACCGACCGGCAGGCCTTCGTCAAGTCGGCGCCGATGATGCACGAGAATTTCGAGGACCTGCCCGAAGCGCTGGACAACACCCTGACCATCGCGCGCAGATGCGCCTTTGCGCCGCCCAGCCGAGCGCCGATCCTGCCCAGCCTCGCCGGCGATCTGGAAGGCGAGGAGCGGATGCTGGCCGAGGAATCGCGCAAGGGGCTGGATGCGCGGCTGGCGTCCTATGGCGAAATGTCGGCCGAGGAGCGGCGCATCTATGACGAGCGTCTCGATTACGAGATCGGCATCATCAACAAGATGGGCTTTCCCGGCTACTTCCTGATCGTTGCCGATTTCATCCAGTGGGCTAAGGACAACAGCATCCCGGTCGGGCCGGGCCGCGGTTCGGGTGCGGGCAGCATCGTCGCCTGGGCGCTGACCATCACCGATCTCGATCCCATCCGGCTCGGCCTGCTGTTCGAGCGTTTCCTGAACCCGGAACGCGTGTCGATGCCCGACTTCGACATCGATTTCTGCGAAACGCGGCGCGGCGAGGTCATCCGCTACGTGCAGGCGAAATATGGCAGCGACCGCGTCGCGCAGATCATCACCTTCGGCAAGATGAAGGCGCGCGCCGTGCTGCGCGATGTCGGGCGTATCCTCGACTTCGGCTACGGCCGTACCGACCGCCTGTGCAAGATGGTGCCCAACCATCCGACCGATCCGTGGACGCTGGAGCGCGCGATCAACGGCAGTTCGGAGTTCCGTGCCGAATACCACAACGACAACGATACCAAGGCGCTGATCGACCTCGCCCGGCAGCTGGAAGGCCTGCCGCGCAACAGTTCGACCCACGCCGCCGGTGTCGTCATCGGCGACCGCCCGCTGGATCAGCTGGTGCCGCTCTACCGCGATCCGCGTTCGGACATGCCGGTCACGCAGTTCGACATGAAGCACGTGGAATCGAGCGGGCTGGTCAAGTTCGACTTCCTCGGCCTCAAGACCCTGTCCGTGTTGCAAAAGGCTGTCGACCTGCTGGCGAAGCGCGAGATCGATGTCGATCTGGGCGCGCTGAAATGGGACGACCCGGCCGTCTTCCAGCTGCTGAAGCAGGGTAACACCGTCGGCGTGTTCCAGCTGGAATCGGAAGGCATGCGCCGCACGCTGACCGCGGTGAAGCCGACCAAGTTCGAAGACATCATCGCGCTCGTCTCGCTCTATCGCCCCGGCCCGATGGACAACATCCCGCTGTTCGGGAAACGGAAAGCGGGCGAGGTGGCGATCGAATACCCTCACGCCAAGCTGGAGGGCATTCTCGAGGAAACCTACGGCATCTTCGTCTACCAGGAACAGGTCATGCAGGCCGCGCAGATCCTGGCCGGATATTCGCTGGGCGATGCCGACCTCCTGCGCCGCGCGATGGGCAAGAAGGTGCAGGCCGAAATGGACGCGCAGCGCCAGCGCTTCGTCGATGGCTGCCGCGAGACTTCCGGGATCGAGGCAGGCAAGGCGAACGAGCTGTTCGACTTGATCGACAAGTTCGCAGGCTACGGCTTCAACAAGTCGCACGCTGCCGCCTACGCGTTGCTCGCCTACCAGACGGCGTGGCTGAAGGCGCATTATCCGGAGGAATTCTACGCCGCGTCGATGTGCTTCGACATGCACCAGTCGGAAAAGCTGGCGCTCTTCGTCGACGATGCGCGGCGCTACCCGGGCAAGGATGGCGGCGTCACGGTCGCCCCGCCGGACATCAACGCCTCTGAAGCGCAATTCACGGTCGAGCGCACGGACGAAGGCTATGCCGTGCGCTATGCCCTCGCAGGCATCCGCAATGTCGGTGAAAAGGCGATGAAGGCGATCGTGGCGGAGCGCGAGGCGAACGGCACGTTCGAAAGCCTGGCCGACCTGTTCGACCGCCTGCCGCAGGGTTCGATGAATTCACGCCAGCTCGAAGGGCTGATCGCTGCGGGCGCGCTCGACACGCTGGAGCCGAACAGGGCGAAGCTGGCGGCCAATGCGGACCTGCTGCTGGCCACTGCCGATGCTGCCATGCGTGAACGCGACAGCGGACAGGAAGCGCTGTTCGGCGGCGACATGGCGCAGACCGATACGCTGCGATTGAAGGACGCCGAGCCATGGTCCCGTGCCGACCAGATGGCGAAGGAACGCGAGAATTTCGGCTTTTATTTCGCCGAACACCCCGTCAGCGCCTATCGCGAGGTTGCCAGCGCCAACGGGGCGCGGACCTACGCATCGCTGATGGAGGGCGGGGCGCCCGAAGGCGGCCGGGCCAAGGCGGTGATGGCAGCGATGGTGGAGGCGGTGAATGTCGGCAAGACCCGCCGCGGGGCCGATTTCATCCGGGCCGATTTCTCCGATACGACCGGCCAGTTCAGCGCAGCCTGTTTCGAGGAAGGGCTCGTCGAAAGCTTCCGCCAGTGGGCGAAGGACGGCACCTGCATCCTGCTGACCGTCGAACTCGACAGTCCATCGCCCGACGAACCGCCCCGCGTGACCGTGCGCGGCGCGCGCCCGCTGGACGGGGTGGTCAATACTCAGCGGATGCTGCTCACCCTGGAAGTCGCGACGGAAGCGGCCCTGGCGGAACTGGCTGCCTGTCTCGTCCCCGGGCAGCCGGGGCATGGGGAGGTGCAGGTGCGGCTGGAGGCCGGCAATGCCCGTCCGCTCCTAACCCTCGGCAACGATTTCAAGCTGGGCGGCGAACTGGCCGACCGGCTGGGGCAGGTAGAGGGCCTTTCCGCGATCAAGCTGGTGCCCAAATCGGGCCCCCGCCTACACCGCGCCGCGTAA
- a CDS encoding glutathione peroxidase → MTTIADFTVRTNRGEELDLVSKKGKVLLVVNTASKCGFTPQYEGLEKLQETYGDQGFEVLAFPCNQFGAQEPGDAEEIANFCQLNYDTSFPLMAKIDVNGPDASPLFDWMKGEAKGLMGSKAVKWNFTKFLVDRDGNVVRRFAPQDAPKSLARHIEKLL, encoded by the coding sequence ATGACGACGATCGCAGATTTTACCGTTCGCACGAACAGGGGCGAAGAGCTCGATCTCGTCTCCAAGAAAGGCAAGGTCCTGCTGGTCGTGAACACCGCCAGCAAATGCGGCTTCACGCCGCAATATGAAGGGCTCGAGAAGCTTCAGGAAACCTATGGCGACCAGGGGTTCGAGGTGCTTGCCTTCCCCTGCAACCAGTTCGGCGCACAGGAACCCGGCGATGCCGAGGAAATCGCCAATTTTTGCCAGTTGAATTACGACACCAGCTTCCCGCTGATGGCGAAGATCGATGTCAACGGGCCCGATGCCTCTCCACTGTTCGACTGGATGAAGGGGGAAGCGAAGGGCCTTATGGGTTCGAAAGCGGTCAAATGGAACTTCACGAAGTTCCTCGTCGACCGCGATGGCAATGTCGTGCGCCGTTTCGCCCCGCAGGACGCACCCAAATCGCTCGCCCGCCATATCGAGAAACTGCTGTAA
- a CDS encoding ABC transporter ATP-binding protein: MNKPFQQAGPVVELRGLTRSFEQGGVRIDVLRGVDMAIRPGEIVALLGPSGSGKSTLLQAVGLLEGGFGGEIMIAGQAAEKSDSAARTELRRNHLGFVYQFHHLLPDFNALENVVLPQLVAGVDKPVAQARAEELLTALGLAERLDHRPSQLSGGEQQRVAVARGLANRPELVLADEPTGNLDEHTSDRVLDQFLSLVRGEGSAALIATHNERLAAKMDRVVRLHEGLLE, translated from the coding sequence ATGAATAAGCCTTTCCAGCAAGCCGGCCCGGTGGTCGAACTGCGCGGCCTGACCCGCAGTTTCGAACAGGGCGGCGTCAGGATCGATGTCCTGCGCGGCGTCGACATGGCCATCCGTCCGGGCGAGATCGTGGCGCTGCTGGGCCCTTCTGGCTCCGGCAAATCGACGCTGCTGCAGGCGGTCGGCCTGCTCGAAGGCGGCTTTGGCGGCGAAATCATGATTGCGGGTCAGGCGGCGGAGAAATCGGACAGCGCGGCGCGCACCGAACTGCGGCGTAACCATCTGGGCTTCGTCTACCAGTTCCACCATCTGCTGCCCGATTTCAACGCGCTGGAAAACGTGGTGCTGCCGCAGCTGGTGGCGGGCGTCGACAAGCCGGTTGCACAGGCCCGGGCCGAGGAATTGCTGACCGCTCTCGGCCTTGCGGAGCGTCTGGACCACCGGCCCAGCCAGCTTTCCGGCGGAGAGCAGCAGCGGGTTGCCGTGGCACGCGGTCTGGCTAACCGGCCCGAACTGGTGCTGGCGGACGAGCCGACGGGCAATCTGGACGAACACACGTCGGACCGGGTGCTCGACCAGTTCCTGTCGCTGGTCCGGGGCGAGGGCAGCGCAGCCCTGATCGCGACGCATAACGAACGGCTGGCGGCGAAGATGGACCGCGTGGTGCGGCTGCACGAGGGATTGCTCGAATAA
- a CDS encoding DUF1330 domain-containing protein, translating to MAERYIDPSPANFQAFKDLPRDEPIHMLNLLQYREQAEYPEGHEHHGNGWTGRRAYEEYGKTSGPIFRRVGGTIVWRGAFQTVVTGPEAMHWHDGFVAQYPNAGAFFEMIKDADYQKAVVNRTAALEDSRLVRFKPGEGGDGFS from the coding sequence ATGGCCGAGCGTTACATCGATCCCTCGCCGGCGAATTTCCAGGCGTTCAAGGACCTGCCGCGCGATGAGCCGATCCACATGCTCAACCTGCTGCAATACCGCGAGCAGGCGGAATATCCGGAAGGGCACGAACACCACGGCAATGGTTGGACCGGCCGCCGCGCCTACGAGGAATACGGCAAGACCAGCGGCCCGATCTTCCGCCGCGTCGGCGGGACGATCGTCTGGCGCGGCGCGTTCCAGACGGTCGTGACCGGGCCGGAAGCGATGCACTGGCACGACGGCTTTGTGGCGCAGTACCCGAATGCGGGTGCGTTCTTCGAGATGATCAAGGATGCAGACTATCAGAAGGCGGTGGTGAACCGGACGGCGGCGCTGGAGGACAGCCGGTTAGTGCGGTTCAAGCCGGGCGAGGGCGGGGACGGGTTTTCTTGA